Proteins encoded by one window of Bacteroidota bacterium:
- a CDS encoding SBBP repeat-containing protein translates to MRANFLLNKVKTPIFLLVILTLTTLETSAQTALWKNRLNGAGDNSDRYNNAITDALGNFYLTGYTVNPGTGKDFLTAKLNASGDTLWTRKYNYLSNLDDEANFIAIDAAGNITVTGYSDGGSTSTKNDILTIQYNSSGTLLWSARYNYATANEDEFPAAMSIDASNNIFISGRSDHDAANIDDIITLKYNSAGVQQWAVRYDAGLTDRAAGTVADNSGGCIITGRTDNGLNEDIITISYSTLGTINWTKVYSGPGGDDRGQAIVRDASGNIYVGGIRFNGSDDDYVTLKYNSTGVQQWAKIFDGGDNDRISTIKADASANIYVTGQSDIIGGGSTDYNFRTIKYNSAGVQQWNTVTGNPVLQEDVPSDIFIDASANVYVTGKSDAAAGGTLNYEFMTVKYNSLGAQQWIKYYDGTIANSEDIPSNILVDATGNVWISGGVNFTATQKDATLIKYNSTGVFQFAKTFNGKGDFTDKANAIATDASNNLYITGYTISAGAQRDILVQKVSPAGVTLWSRTFNGTDENDEGLAITTDISGNVYVAGYSNGAGTFDDCIVLKYNTSGVLQWSAIYNYAANQLDKLVSIGVSAIGDIYVTGYSDGDPSPLITNYDYITMKYNALGLQQWVSRFNGVGNANDKPNKLVLSGNKIFITGESFNGTNNDIVTIKYDNFGASVAQATFAGTSGGNDAGESMFAIGSSIYVTGSEFVSGNFDDYVTLKYDTMLTQLWKKTYNGTGDAIDIAFGISATATDVYVTGSSAGTTSLNDIALIRYNAATGTQNWAKRYTSGGAFNDEGYSVVTDASGNIYTAGKTGNATNISDYLAMNYNTIGTKLLTLKYNGTGLGEDVGKQAILDNNGYLYITGYSKGTGNTNFDFTTVKYCTPLPEAVVVAGGATTICTGDSVALNANTGAGLTYQWKKGKPNIVGATSATYYAKSSGAYKVVVTNANGCTKTSNVINVTAITCKQDGSPEIGMNLEAMPNPFSETTMLNFVNITEEAILNIYDITGKHILSQNILPGTESISIGEELIPGIYTAHLSNNSFSKTLQLIKVE, encoded by the coding sequence ATGCGCGCAAACTTCTTACTCAACAAGGTAAAAACACCCATTTTCCTGTTAGTGATCTTAACCCTGACCACTTTAGAAACATCTGCTCAAACAGCTTTATGGAAAAACCGTTTAAATGGTGCCGGTGATAATTCTGACCGCTATAATAACGCGATTACCGATGCCCTCGGCAATTTTTACCTTACTGGTTACACAGTAAATCCGGGAACAGGAAAAGATTTTTTAACCGCGAAACTTAATGCTTCCGGAGATACATTATGGACCAGAAAATATAATTATTTATCCAACTTGGACGATGAAGCTAATTTCATTGCAATTGATGCTGCCGGAAATATTACGGTTACCGGATATTCCGATGGTGGTTCTACCTCCACAAAAAATGATATTCTAACAATTCAATATAATTCGTCAGGAACACTTTTGTGGTCAGCCCGATATAATTATGCAACTGCAAATGAAGATGAATTTCCTGCTGCTATGTCGATTGATGCTTCCAATAATATTTTTATTTCCGGAAGAAGTGATCACGATGCCGCAAATATTGATGATATCATTACATTAAAATATAATTCGGCCGGTGTGCAGCAATGGGCTGTTCGTTATGATGCAGGTCTAACCGACAGAGCTGCAGGAACTGTTGCTGATAATAGTGGTGGATGTATCATAACCGGAAGAACGGATAATGGATTAAATGAAGATATTATTACAATAAGTTATTCAACTTTAGGAACAATAAACTGGACTAAGGTTTATTCGGGTCCCGGTGGTGACGATAGAGGTCAGGCAATTGTAAGAGATGCATCAGGAAATATTTATGTTGGTGGAATTCGATTTAATGGAAGTGATGATGATTATGTAACACTAAAATATAATAGCACCGGAGTTCAACAATGGGCAAAAATATTTGATGGCGGGGATAATGATAGAATCTCTACAATTAAAGCAGATGCCTCCGCGAATATTTATGTAACAGGCCAAAGCGATATTATTGGCGGAGGTTCTACTGATTATAATTTCAGAACAATAAAATATAATTCCGCTGGTGTTCAACAATGGAATACTGTAACAGGTAATCCTGTGTTACAGGAAGATGTTCCATCTGATATTTTTATCGACGCTTCCGCAAATGTTTATGTAACTGGAAAAAGTGACGCAGCTGCAGGTGGAACTCTAAATTATGAATTTATGACCGTTAAATATAATTCGTTGGGTGCGCAGCAATGGATAAAATATTATGACGGAACAATTGCAAATTCTGAGGATATCCCATCCAATATTTTAGTTGATGCAACAGGAAATGTATGGATAAGCGGAGGGGTTAATTTTACTGCTACTCAAAAAGATGCAACCTTAATTAAATATAATAGTACAGGAGTATTTCAGTTTGCAAAAACATTTAATGGAAAAGGTGATTTTACCGATAAAGCAAATGCTATAGCAACAGATGCTTCCAATAATTTATATATTACAGGATATACCATTTCAGCCGGAGCACAACGAGATATTTTAGTACAAAAAGTAAGTCCGGCAGGAGTAACACTATGGTCGCGCACATTTAATGGTACCGACGAAAACGACGAGGGACTCGCAATTACAACCGATATTTCAGGAAATGTTTATGTAGCAGGTTATAGTAATGGCGCCGGTACATTTGACGATTGTATCGTTTTAAAATATAATACTTCCGGTGTATTACAGTGGTCGGCAATTTATAATTATGCGGCAAATCAATTGGATAAACTTGTTTCAATTGGAGTTTCCGCAATAGGTGATATTTATGTTACCGGTTATAGTGATGGAGATCCTTCTCCTTTAATTACAAATTACGATTATATCACAATGAAATATAATGCACTGGGTTTACAACAATGGGTTAGCAGATTTAATGGAGTTGGAAATGCCAACGATAAACCAAATAAATTGGTATTATCCGGAAATAAAATATTTATTACCGGCGAAAGTTTTAACGGCACGAATAATGACATCGTAACAATAAAATACGACAATTTCGGAGCCTCGGTTGCTCAGGCGACATTCGCAGGAACAAGTGGTGGAAATGATGCAGGAGAAAGCATGTTCGCAATTGGTTCCTCCATTTATGTAACAGGATCTGAATTTGTAAGCGGGAATTTTGATGATTATGTTACTTTGAAATATGATACTATGCTTACGCAGTTGTGGAAAAAAACATACAACGGAACAGGAGATGCAATTGATATCGCGTTTGGAATTTCTGCAACAGCAACAGATGTTTATGTAACGGGCAGCAGTGCAGGAACCACATCATTAAATGATATTGCTTTAATCAGATACAATGCTGCAACAGGAACGCAAAACTGGGCAAAAAGATATACCAGTGGCGGCGCATTTAACGATGAAGGATACAGTGTTGTAACGGATGCTTCCGGAAATATTTATACGGCAGGTAAAACCGGAAATGCAACAAATATTTCAGATTATTTAGCAATGAATTATAATACAATTGGAACAAAATTGTTAACATTAAAATATAACGGAACAGGTTTAGGTGAAGATGTTGGAAAACAAGCTATTTTGGATAATAATGGTTATCTATATATAACCGGATATAGTAAAGGAACAGGAAATACAAATTTTGATTTTACAACAGTTAAATATTGTACTCCTCTACCTGAAGCTGTTGTTGTTGCCGGTGGAGCGACAACTATTTGTACTGGCGACAGTGTAGCATTAAATGCAAATACAGGCGCTGGACTTACTTACCAATGGAAAAAAGGAAAACCGAATATTGTAGGTGCAACATCAGCAACATATTATGCAAAATCTTCAGGCGCATATAAAGTTGTAGTTACAAATGCAAACGGTTGTACAAAAACTTCCAATGTTATTAACGTTACCGCAATCACTTGTAAACAAGATGGAAGCCCGGAAATTGGAATGAATCTGGAAGCAATGCCAAATCCATTTTCCGAAACTACAATGTTGAATTTTGTAAATATTACTGAAGAAGCCATTTTAAATATTTATGATATTACCGGAAAACATATATTATCACAAAATATTTTGCCTGGAACGGAATCTATTTCAATAGGAGAAGAATTAATTCCCGGAATATATACAGCTCATCTATCAAATAATTCATTTTCAAAAACACTTCAATTAATTAAAGTGGAGTGA
- a CDS encoding gliding motility-associated C-terminal domain-containing protein, translating into MERKLLIFPFLLFAYSFLIAQAPTEKEFDYRYGGDEYEELHKMYQYPSGEIILFGESSSDAEGDKSQDAYEAFPGINSGDFWIMKLDEFGVKIWDYRYGGAQQEIGIDMIPLADGSIILAGVSSSGISGERSQACWGYLDYWMIKIDAAGNKLWDKRFGTNSADYFTEIIQTQDGGFVLGGYTEGGISGDKTETAWDIGAYEYDYWIVKTDASGNKLWDKRYGGTELDQMDGLVELNDGSLMLGGHSGSGISGDKTAPQIGLGDYWVVKTDANGNYIWDKKYGGNLEEKFYDMIVDSDNNVLLGGYSRSDDGGDKTDDAYNDVTYGNTSDFWIVKINADGNILWDNVYGGINFEDEFGNILQTSDGGYLFTGNSYSPISGEKSENNLGEEQMWTIKTDINGVVLWDKTLLNGGHDEIGLGLELNDGCYLFGTQTYSPAVGYKSQPAYEFLTDDLWIVKFCDTTALGPIAEFTIEEDTICAETCIPFVYAGTGATSYSWSFDGGTPSTSTDAEPIICYNAEGSFNVTLIVTNDVGSDTISMDDLITVLPSAQQVNLPPTAILCSGEELFLDSGNENAIWNDGTIGNTLIVTIPGAYWAIDSNSCGIFSDTTFVTEQQCNCNIIAPNAFSPNEDGINDKFRLIATCDIELTLFQIYNRWGQLVYETNDIDAPWDGTFGNKMQPVGTYVYTVKYGNMNGDQFEDGNITLIR; encoded by the coding sequence ATGGAACGCAAACTTTTAATATTCCCTTTTTTACTATTCGCTTATTCTTTTTTAATTGCCCAGGCACCTACAGAAAAAGAATTCGACTATAGGTATGGAGGTGATGAGTATGAAGAGCTGCATAAAATGTATCAATATCCTTCTGGTGAGATAATATTATTTGGTGAATCGAGTTCGGATGCGGAAGGAGATAAATCTCAAGACGCGTATGAAGCATTTCCCGGTATAAATTCCGGTGATTTCTGGATCATGAAGCTGGATGAATTTGGTGTAAAAATTTGGGATTACAGATACGGCGGTGCACAGCAAGAAATTGGAATAGATATGATTCCACTTGCAGATGGCAGCATAATTCTGGCAGGTGTTTCCAGTTCCGGAATTTCAGGTGAGCGCTCTCAGGCATGTTGGGGATATCTTGATTATTGGATGATTAAAATTGATGCTGCAGGTAATAAATTATGGGATAAAAGGTTTGGAACTAATTCGGCCGATTATTTTACAGAAATAATTCAAACACAAGATGGAGGATTTGTTTTAGGAGGTTATACGGAAGGTGGAATTAGTGGTGATAAAACAGAAACGGCATGGGATATTGGTGCATATGAATATGATTATTGGATCGTAAAAACAGATGCTTCCGGAAATAAATTATGGGATAAAAGATATGGCGGAACGGAATTGGATCAAATGGATGGACTTGTAGAATTAAACGATGGCTCCCTTATGCTTGGCGGACATTCCGGATCAGGAATTAGCGGAGATAAAACAGCTCCTCAAATAGGACTTGGTGACTATTGGGTGGTTAAAACTGATGCAAACGGAAATTATATCTGGGATAAAAAATACGGTGGAAACCTGGAGGAAAAATTTTATGATATGATCGTGGATTCTGATAATAATGTTTTACTTGGAGGATATTCCAGATCAGATGATGGTGGTGATAAAACAGATGATGCATATAACGATGTTACTTATGGAAATACCTCCGATTTCTGGATAGTAAAAATTAATGCCGATGGAAATATATTGTGGGATAATGTTTATGGTGGGATAAATTTTGAAGATGAATTCGGAAATATTCTCCAAACTTCTGATGGCGGATATTTATTTACCGGTAATTCCTATTCACCAATCAGCGGAGAAAAATCGGAAAATAATTTAGGGGAAGAACAAATGTGGACTATAAAAACAGATATCAATGGTGTAGTGTTGTGGGATAAAACTTTATTAAATGGAGGACATGATGAGATCGGTTTAGGATTGGAGCTCAACGACGGTTGTTATTTATTTGGTACACAAACATATTCTCCGGCGGTAGGATATAAATCACAGCCTGCCTACGAATTTTTAACCGATGATCTTTGGATAGTAAAATTTTGTGATACCACCGCATTGGGACCAATTGCGGAATTTACTATAGAAGAGGATACTATTTGTGCTGAAACTTGTATCCCGTTTGTGTATGCAGGCACCGGAGCAACAAGTTATAGCTGGAGTTTTGATGGAGGAACACCAAGTACTTCCACCGATGCAGAACCAATAATTTGTTATAATGCAGAAGGAAGTTTTAATGTGACATTAATTGTTACAAACGATGTTGGATCTGATACAATAAGTATGGATGATCTTATCACAGTTTTACCATCGGCACAACAGGTTAATTTGCCTCCAACAGCAATTTTATGTTCAGGAGAGGAATTATTTCTTGATTCAGGCAATGAAAATGCGATATGGAATGATGGAACAATTGGAAACACATTGATTGTTACTATACCGGGAGCTTATTGGGCTATTGACAGTAATAGTTGCGGGATTTTTTCAGATACTACCTTTGTAACTGAACAACAATGTAATTGTAATATAATTGCTCCCAATGCTTTTTCGCCAAATGAAGATGGAATAAATGATAAATTCCGGTTAATTGCTACTTGTGATATTGAATTAACACTGTTTCAAATTTATAATCGCTGGGGACAATTAGTTTACGAAACCAATGATATTGATGCACCCTGGGATGGTACTTTTGGCAATAAAATGCAACCTGTTGGAACTTACGTTTATACAGTAAAATATGGTAATATGAACGGTGATCAATTTGAAGATGGAAATATTACGCTGATCCGATGA